One genomic segment of Prochlorococcus marinus str. MIT 0919 includes these proteins:
- the acs gene encoding acetate--CoA ligase yields MPSDPSISIESVLQEERVFEPASHDVDQARIKGIDSYEKLVKEANNDPDKFWGDAALKELHWFEPFHTVLDWSNAPFAKWFEGGKTNISFNCLDRHISNGNGDKEAIIWEGEPGEVRRFTYNQLLKEVCKTSNALKELGVNKGDLVALYMPMVPEAAIAMLACSRIGAPHSVVFGGFSAEALRDRLIDGQAKVVITADGGYRKDKIISLKSAVDAALAENACPSVKSVLVVERTKDSITMESGRDIWWQDIVPMQSDFCLPEYMDSEDRLFVLYTSGSTGKPKGVVHTTAGYNLWAHLTFQWIFDIRDNDIYWCTADVGWITGHSYIVYGPLSNGATTLMYEGVPRPSNPGAFWEVIEKHKVSIFYTAPTAIRAFMKAGRSIPDKYNMSTLRLLGTVGEPINPEAWIWYRDVIGGNKCPVVDTWWQTETGGVMISPLPGATPTKPGSATLPLPGIDADIVDSEGNSVPADHGGYLVVKKPWPGMMRTIHGNEKRFRESYWEYLKSSKGELMYFAGDGARKDSDGYFWVMGRVDDVINVSGHRLGTMEIESALVSHPSVTEAAVVGREHELKGEAIVAFVTLEGATVPSSDLVNQLRTHVGLEIGAIAKPEEIRFTDSLPKTRSGKIMRRILRSLAAGDEVKGDTSTLEDKSVLELLRK; encoded by the coding sequence ATGCCTTCCGACCCATCTATTTCTATTGAGTCGGTTCTACAAGAAGAACGAGTATTTGAACCTGCTTCGCATGATGTTGACCAAGCAAGGATTAAGGGTATTGATTCATATGAAAAATTGGTAAAAGAGGCAAATAATGACCCGGATAAATTTTGGGGAGATGCAGCTTTAAAAGAATTACATTGGTTTGAGCCTTTTCATACCGTTCTTGATTGGTCTAATGCTCCTTTTGCTAAATGGTTTGAAGGTGGCAAGACAAATATTTCATTTAATTGCTTAGACCGACATATCTCAAATGGAAATGGTGATAAAGAAGCAATTATTTGGGAAGGTGAGCCTGGTGAAGTTAGACGTTTTACATATAACCAGCTACTAAAAGAGGTATGTAAGACATCAAATGCACTAAAAGAACTTGGTGTTAATAAGGGAGATCTAGTTGCCCTTTATATGCCTATGGTTCCAGAAGCTGCAATAGCAATGTTGGCATGTTCTCGAATTGGAGCGCCGCATTCAGTAGTTTTCGGAGGTTTTTCTGCAGAAGCTTTAAGGGATAGATTAATAGATGGTCAGGCAAAAGTTGTCATCACTGCTGATGGCGGTTATAGGAAAGATAAGATTATCTCTCTTAAATCTGCTGTCGATGCAGCTTTGGCTGAGAATGCTTGTCCAAGCGTTAAATCCGTATTAGTTGTTGAAAGAACAAAAGATTCAATCACTATGGAATCTGGACGAGATATCTGGTGGCAGGATATCGTGCCGATGCAAAGTGATTTCTGCTTGCCAGAATATATGGATAGCGAAGATAGATTATTCGTTTTATATACTTCAGGATCAACAGGTAAACCAAAAGGAGTAGTTCATACAACAGCAGGGTATAACTTATGGGCTCACCTTACATTTCAGTGGATCTTTGACATTCGCGATAACGATATCTATTGGTGTACTGCAGATGTTGGGTGGATAACTGGTCACAGTTATATTGTTTACGGACCTCTTTCCAATGGAGCAACTACCCTTATGTATGAGGGTGTTCCACGTCCCTCTAATCCCGGTGCATTTTGGGAAGTTATTGAGAAGCATAAGGTTAGTATTTTCTACACTGCACCTACAGCGATTAGGGCATTCATGAAAGCGGGACGATCAATACCAGATAAATATAATATGTCTACTTTGCGATTACTTGGGACAGTAGGTGAGCCGATTAACCCTGAAGCATGGATATGGTATCGAGATGTTATCGGAGGAAATAAGTGCCCAGTCGTAGATACATGGTGGCAGACTGAAACCGGTGGTGTAATGATAAGTCCTCTTCCAGGTGCAACGCCAACTAAGCCTGGATCAGCTACTTTACCTTTACCTGGGATAGATGCTGATATCGTGGATTCAGAGGGCAACTCTGTTCCGGCAGATCACGGAGGTTATTTAGTAGTCAAAAAGCCTTGGCCAGGAATGATGCGAACTATTCATGGAAATGAAAAAAGGTTTAGGGAAAGTTATTGGGAATATTTGAAATCTAGTAAAGGAGAATTAATGTACTTTGCTGGGGATGGTGCAAGAAAGGATTCCGACGGTTATTTTTGGGTTATGGGAAGAGTAGATGATGTAATTAACGTCTCAGGTCACCGTTTAGGAACTATGGAAATCGAATCTGCTTTAGTAAGTCACCCATCAGTGACAGAGGCAGCTGTTGTTGGACGAGAACATGAATTGAAAGGAGAAGCAATCGTAGCTTTCGTGACTTTAGAGGGGGCGACTGTCCCTAGCTCCGATTTAGTTAATCAATTAAGGACTCATGTTGGATTGGAAATTGGAGCCATCGCTAAGCCGGAGGAAATTCGTTTTACAGATTCATTACCTAAAACTCGAAGTGGGAAAATTATGCGCAGGATACTCAGATCTCTTGCTGCTGGGGATGAGGTTAAAGGAGATACAAGTACTCTTGAAGACAAAAGTGTTTTGGAGCTTTTGAGAAAATAG
- the sds gene encoding solanesyl diphosphate synthase produces the protein MATVTELLQPVELDLEHLLTDLRSLIGAGHPILQAAAEHLFSAGGKRIRPGIVLLLARALSPDGQLSPKHRRLAEITEMIHTASLVHDDVVDEASTRRGVQTVHNRFNHRVAVLAGDFLFAQASWHLANLDNLEVVKLLSRVIMDLAEGEIKQGLYRFDSGQSFSTYLEKSYCKTASLIANSSQAVGVLSDISSDHIKSLYHFGKQLGLAFQVVDDILDFTGNDKQLGKPASIDLASGYLTAPVHYAIEEHPFLETLIAREFSSEGDLDQALDLVRNSQAIKRSRALAEGLAKDSYESIKWIPESASQRALLELPEFILSRIY, from the coding sequence ATGGCCACTGTTACAGAACTACTTCAACCTGTAGAACTGGATCTAGAGCATTTGCTTACAGATCTGAGAAGTTTAATTGGTGCTGGCCATCCAATACTGCAAGCGGCTGCTGAGCATTTGTTTAGTGCAGGTGGAAAGCGAATAAGGCCTGGAATTGTTCTTCTTCTAGCGAGAGCTCTTTCTCCTGATGGTCAACTTTCACCAAAGCATAGGCGTTTGGCTGAAATTACTGAAATGATTCATACCGCTTCCTTAGTCCATGATGATGTGGTAGATGAGGCTTCTACTCGTAGAGGAGTCCAAACGGTTCACAATAGGTTCAATCATCGTGTTGCAGTATTAGCTGGCGATTTTTTATTTGCACAAGCAAGTTGGCATCTTGCCAATTTGGATAACCTTGAAGTAGTAAAGCTTCTTAGCAGGGTAATCATGGATCTTGCTGAAGGCGAAATCAAGCAAGGCTTATATAGGTTTGATTCTGGGCAAAGTTTCTCCACTTATCTAGAAAAAAGTTATTGTAAAACAGCTTCTTTAATAGCTAATAGTTCGCAGGCAGTTGGTGTGCTAAGTGATATTTCTAGTGATCATATAAAATCTCTATATCATTTTGGTAAACAGCTTGGCTTGGCGTTCCAAGTTGTTGATGACATCCTTGATTTTACAGGTAATGATAAGCAATTAGGCAAACCAGCTTCTATTGATTTGGCTAGTGGCTATCTAACCGCTCCAGTTCATTATGCTATTGAGGAACATCCATTCCTAGAGACTTTAATTGCTAGAGAGTTTTCTTCAGAAGGGGATTTAGATCAAGCTTTAGACCTAGTTAGAAACTCTCAAGCCATAAAACGGTCAAGGGCTTTGGCGGAGGGATTGGCTAAGGATTCCTATGAATCCATAAAATGGATCCCTGAATCAGCATCTCAAAGAGCACTTCTTGAGTTGCCAGAATTTATTTTAAGTAGAATTTATTAA
- the murI gene encoding glutamate racemase, with the protein MTSTLGLFDSGVGGFSVLKSILQRHANLNAIYLGDTARIPYGTRSSTEIRDIALEVVKWLDQQEISALVVACNTTNSLAMDIVKEHSSVPVFGLIDSISKCSLKSRIGVLATTSTAKSHGYTKKIKSINPDIFVIEQGCPAFVPLIETGQINTEDMYKYARKYLEPLIQSDVEIVLFGCSHYPLLANILRELLPKNIELLNPAIDLAKRLDDLFGIPSTALDTPPSFSNVSFSVTSDPEGFASRAQYWLGIRPKVELVSLRKKACVF; encoded by the coding sequence TTGACATCCACTTTAGGACTTTTTGATAGTGGGGTAGGCGGCTTTAGCGTCCTCAAGAGTATTTTGCAACGTCATGCAAATTTGAATGCAATCTATTTAGGTGATACAGCCAGAATCCCTTATGGCACAAGGAGTTCAACTGAAATAAGAGACATTGCTCTTGAAGTTGTCAAATGGTTGGATCAACAGGAAATAAGTGCTCTGGTTGTAGCTTGTAATACTACGAATTCACTTGCAATGGATATCGTTAAAGAACATTCTTCAGTACCAGTGTTTGGCCTTATAGATTCCATAAGTAAATGTTCTCTGAAATCCAGAATTGGAGTTCTGGCTACAACTTCAACAGCGAAATCACATGGTTATACTAAAAAAATAAAATCCATAAACCCAGATATATTCGTTATTGAACAAGGTTGCCCTGCATTTGTCCCTTTGATAGAAACTGGACAAATAAATACAGAAGATATGTATAAATATGCAAGAAAATACTTAGAGCCTCTTATTCAATCTGATGTGGAAATAGTTCTATTTGGTTGTAGCCATTACCCTCTATTGGCAAATATTCTCCGTGAGTTACTCCCTAAAAACATTGAATTGTTGAATCCCGCAATTGATCTTGCTAAGAGATTAGATGACTTGTTTGGAATTCCATCTACTGCCTTAGATACACCCCCCAGTTTTTCAAACGTTAGCTTTTCTGTTACATCAGATCCTGAGGGTTTTGCAAGTAGGGCACAGTATTGGTTGGGTATCCGACCAAAAGTTGAATTAGTTTCTCTGCGAAAAAAGGCTTGTGTCTTCTAA
- a CDS encoding N-acetylmuramoyl-L-alanine amidase, producing MRISKFGLVSCVFSSVVAVSNLVFPLSSEAASSLAAWLIRSNGVLEFRTARDTKLKAFYQSSSDGKGDRVWIDFPGELIRPRTLPGNGPIKEIRLGKPKDGFTRFVIEFNPYVDINPYKLILKGTAPDRWELDFITLPARGLKQIGEGNISKALPKSSRYSSLKPFKNLKLSALPNVTKNRFLVVIDPGHGGPDSGAIGIGGLRESEIVLDVSKQVVDILYKKGVKAKLTRNSEIDLDLPPRVNMANRIGADVFVSIHANASRGFQKDVNGLETYYFSGYQGFKLAKNIQNEILKADPKSPDRGVRQGRFFVIRRTNMPAALVEIGFLTGIDDARSLSQADHLKRVAFAISKGILKYLKEAY from the coding sequence ATGCGTATTTCTAAATTCGGATTAGTTTCTTGTGTGTTTTCAAGTGTTGTAGCGGTTAGCAATTTAGTTTTTCCATTGTCTTCTGAGGCAGCAAGTTCATTAGCTGCATGGCTAATTAGAAGTAATGGAGTCCTTGAATTTAGGACAGCTAGGGATACGAAGTTAAAAGCCTTCTATCAATCTTCTAGTGATGGTAAAGGAGACCGTGTTTGGATTGATTTTCCAGGGGAATTGATACGACCTAGGACTCTCCCTGGGAATGGTCCTATCAAAGAAATACGACTTGGCAAGCCAAAAGATGGGTTCACTAGGTTTGTTATTGAATTCAACCCATATGTTGATATAAACCCATACAAGTTGATTTTGAAGGGAACAGCTCCTGATCGATGGGAACTTGATTTCATCACTCTTCCTGCTAGGGGTTTGAAGCAGATTGGTGAGGGTAATATAAGTAAGGCTTTACCAAAATCCTCAAGATATTCTTCCTTAAAACCATTCAAGAATCTAAAGCTTTCAGCTCTTCCAAATGTCACTAAAAATCGATTTCTTGTTGTAATTGACCCTGGCCATGGAGGACCTGACTCAGGAGCTATTGGTATTGGTGGTCTTAGAGAGTCGGAAATTGTTTTAGATGTTTCTAAGCAAGTAGTAGATATCCTTTATAAGAAAGGGGTTAAGGCTAAATTAACTCGAAATTCTGAAATAGATTTAGATTTACCTCCAAGAGTTAATATGGCTAATAGAATAGGAGCAGATGTTTTTGTAAGTATTCATGCAAATGCATCTAGAGGCTTTCAAAAGGATGTAAATGGTTTAGAAACATATTATTTTTCTGGATACCAAGGTTTCAAATTAGCCAAGAATATTCAAAATGAGATCTTAAAAGCTGATCCTAAATCTCCTGATAGAGGAGTTAGACAAGGTAGGTTTTTCGTTATAAGAAGGACAAATATGCCTGCAGCTCTGGTGGAAATTGGATTCTTAACAGGTATAGATGATGCAAGAAGTCTTTCGCAAGCAGATCATCTTAAAAGGGTTGCTTTTGCAATTTCTAAAGGCATACTCAAATATCTGAAGGAGGCTTATTGA
- a CDS encoding carbon-nitrogen hydrolase family protein: MTDFLAAALQLTSTSDVDANLSAAEEQIEIAARRGADLIGLPENFAFIGDDQKRIEIASSLADKCKRFLVTMARRYQIVLLGGGYPVPSGDGLRTINRSELISRDGQVLGRYDKIHLFDVDLPDGNKYRESETIVSGTELPSVINVPGLCKVGLSICYDVRFPELYRHLIDQGAELLFIPAAFTAYTGKDHWQVLLQARAIENTAYVVAPAQTGEHYRRRQSHGHAMIIDPWGTVLADAGVQEGAAIAPVDNSRVKSIREQMPSIKHRKSELF; this comes from the coding sequence TTGACGGACTTTTTGGCAGCAGCCTTGCAATTGACAAGCACTTCAGATGTTGATGCGAATTTATCTGCAGCAGAAGAACAAATTGAGATTGCAGCTCGTAGGGGTGCAGATTTGATTGGCTTGCCTGAAAACTTTGCTTTTATCGGAGATGACCAAAAACGTATAGAAATTGCATCTTCTTTGGCAGATAAGTGCAAAAGGTTTTTGGTAACTATGGCTAGAAGATATCAAATTGTCCTTTTGGGCGGGGGCTACCCTGTTCCTTCAGGAGATGGATTGAGAACTATAAATAGGTCAGAACTGATTAGTCGTGATGGTCAGGTATTAGGTAGGTATGACAAAATCCATCTTTTTGATGTTGATCTTCCTGATGGAAATAAATATAGAGAGTCTGAAACAATTGTTTCTGGTACTGAATTGCCTTCTGTTATAAACGTTCCTGGCTTATGCAAGGTAGGGCTGTCTATTTGTTATGACGTTCGTTTTCCCGAATTGTATCGACACCTTATTGATCAAGGAGCAGAACTTTTATTTATTCCAGCAGCTTTCACTGCATATACAGGCAAGGATCATTGGCAAGTTTTACTTCAAGCAAGAGCTATTGAGAATACAGCATATGTTGTAGCACCAGCTCAAACTGGAGAACATTATCGAAGGAGACAAAGCCATGGTCATGCAATGATAATTGACCCCTGGGGTACCGTCCTTGCAGATGCTGGAGTTCAGGAGGGGGCTGCTATAGCTCCTGTTGATAATTCAAGAGTTAAAAGTATAAGAGAGCAAATGCCAAGTATTAAGCATAGGAAATCAGAACTTTTTTAA
- a CDS encoding 2-phosphosulfolactate phosphatase family protein, giving the protein MNLFYFHVSNDVPLGHLPQAAVVIDVLRATTTIACALNNGADSVETFADIEDLKKSASNWPNSSKILLGERGGKPLKGFDLGNSPNDVTSDLVKGKRLFMSTTNGTRSLSRLKEVPSLYTMSLINRKAVADQLLSKKPEEVYLLGSGWEGSYSLEDSLAAGSLASYLLEKDSINVNILNDELNSALSLWAYWKNDLEGCLRKATHGQRLERLGNHDDDFATCSALDKIEVVPSQKEPGVLRSL; this is encoded by the coding sequence ATGAACCTTTTTTATTTTCATGTGTCTAATGATGTTCCTTTAGGGCATCTGCCTCAGGCTGCCGTTGTGATTGATGTTCTTAGGGCTACAACAACAATTGCATGTGCTCTAAATAACGGAGCAGATTCTGTTGAAACCTTTGCTGATATTGAAGATCTTAAAAAATCTGCTTCAAATTGGCCAAATTCATCAAAAATTCTTTTAGGAGAAAGAGGTGGTAAACCTTTAAAAGGCTTTGATTTAGGTAATTCACCTAATGATGTAACAAGTGATCTGGTAAAAGGCAAAAGGCTTTTTATGAGTACTACAAATGGGACACGGTCTTTGAGCCGGTTAAAAGAAGTTCCTTCTCTATACACCATGTCATTAATAAATAGGAAAGCTGTTGCTGATCAGTTGCTATCTAAAAAGCCAGAAGAAGTCTATTTACTTGGTAGTGGATGGGAAGGTTCTTATTCTTTAGAAGACTCTCTTGCCGCTGGTTCTCTTGCCTCTTACCTTTTAGAAAAGGATTCAATTAATGTAAATATTTTGAATGATGAACTTAATTCTGCATTGTCCCTTTGGGCTTATTGGAAAAATGATCTAGAAGGTTGCTTACGCAAAGCTACTCATGGACAAAGACTGGAAAGACTTGGAAACCATGATGATGATTTTGCGACTTGTTCAGCCCTAGATAAAATTGAAGTTGTTCCTTCTCAGAAAGAACCTGGTGTACTACGTTCATTATGA
- a CDS encoding UbiD family decarboxylase, with product MNFFRQGPGSQDMRDFLSLLEKKGQIRRIKEPVNPEFELAAISDRVLEIGGPGLIFENVIGSSIPVAINLLGTTERVAWSMGLEKVEDLEKLGEKLSFLQQPKPPKGLGETIEASNILWSLVRARPDFDLTPPCHQNILKGEDVNLSKFPLIKPWPKDASEIITFGLVITKDPETKIPNVGIYRLQKQSNKEMTIHWLSVRGGARHLKKAAEMGKKLEVAVAIGVHPLIIMAAATPIPVQLSEWLFAGLYAGEGVRLTRCKTVDLEVPSHSEIVLEGTITPGEELDDGPFGDHMGFYGGVERSPLLRIDCITHRKNPIFHTTFSGRPPKEEAMLAIALNRIYTPILRSQVNEIVDFFLPMESLSYKLAVISINKSYPGQAKRAAMAFWSALPQFTYTKFVVVVDSTINVRDPRQVVWALSSLVDPQRDLLIMENTPFDSLDFASNKIGLGGRMAIDATTKIGPEKNHEWGEPLKHSEKMQMNVDKRWDELGLSDLETNKVDPSLFGYVLDSLLRKNEIKNL from the coding sequence ATGAATTTTTTTCGTCAAGGACCTGGCTCTCAAGACATGAGGGACTTCCTATCTCTTCTAGAAAAGAAAGGACAAATAAGAAGAATCAAAGAGCCAGTAAATCCTGAATTTGAACTTGCAGCGATAAGCGATAGGGTTCTTGAAATTGGTGGCCCAGGACTAATATTTGAGAATGTCATTGGATCATCCATTCCAGTTGCAATAAACCTGTTAGGCACAACAGAAAGAGTTGCTTGGAGCATGGGTCTTGAAAAAGTCGAAGATCTTGAAAAGTTAGGAGAAAAACTTTCTTTTTTACAACAACCTAAGCCTCCTAAGGGCCTAGGTGAAACTATAGAAGCAAGTAATATTTTATGGAGCCTAGTTAGAGCACGTCCAGATTTTGATTTAACTCCACCTTGCCATCAAAATATTCTAAAAGGAGAAGATGTAAATCTAAGCAAATTCCCATTAATAAAGCCATGGCCAAAAGATGCTTCAGAAATAATCACATTTGGGCTGGTAATAACAAAAGATCCTGAAACGAAAATACCTAATGTAGGGATTTACAGATTACAAAAGCAATCAAATAAAGAAATGACCATACATTGGTTGAGCGTTAGAGGGGGGGCACGTCATCTAAAAAAGGCTGCCGAAATGGGAAAGAAATTAGAAGTCGCAGTAGCGATAGGAGTACACCCATTAATAATTATGGCTGCAGCAACTCCTATCCCCGTCCAATTAAGTGAATGGCTTTTTGCTGGGCTATATGCAGGAGAAGGGGTGAGACTGACACGATGCAAAACTGTAGATCTGGAAGTGCCAAGTCATAGCGAAATAGTCTTGGAAGGCACTATCACACCTGGAGAAGAATTAGATGACGGCCCTTTTGGGGACCACATGGGGTTCTACGGAGGAGTGGAGAGATCTCCCCTGCTTCGAATAGATTGTATTACTCACAGAAAGAATCCGATTTTTCATACTACTTTCAGTGGTCGGCCGCCCAAAGAGGAAGCCATGCTGGCAATAGCTCTTAACCGTATATATACACCAATACTCCGTAGCCAGGTAAATGAAATTGTCGACTTCTTTTTACCAATGGAATCTTTAAGCTATAAGCTTGCAGTTATCTCAATTAATAAGTCATACCCAGGTCAAGCAAAAAGGGCAGCAATGGCATTTTGGAGTGCTCTCCCTCAATTTACGTATACAAAATTCGTTGTTGTTGTTGACTCAACAATTAATGTTCGAGATCCACGGCAAGTCGTCTGGGCACTATCAAGTTTAGTTGACCCACAAAGGGATTTATTAATTATGGAAAACACTCCTTTCGACAGTTTAGATTTTGCTAGTAATAAAATAGGGCTAGGAGGAAGAATGGCAATAGATGCTACGACAAAAATAGGTCCCGAAAAAAATCATGAATGGGGCGAACCTCTTAAACATTCAGAAAAGATGCAAATGAATGTTGATAAAAGATGGGATGAGCTAGGCTTATCTGATCTAGAGACCAATAAAGTAGATCCTTCATTATTTGGGTATGTACTTGATAGTCTTTTAAGAAAAAACGAGATCAAGAACTTATAA
- the aroA gene encoding 3-phosphoshikimate 1-carboxyvinyltransferase: protein MNKHETHPSIREIEPGGKLLGRVKVPGDKSISHRALLFGAIAEGETTIDGILPAEDPVSTANCLRKMGVKISPIKDREIVKVNGVGLDGLQEPSEVLDCGNSGTTMRLLIGLLAGRKDKHFVLTGDDSLKERPMQRVSQPLRLMGATVNGRCKGNLAPLSIIGKGLHGAVIGTPVASAQVKSAILLAGLTAEGSTKVIEPSCSRDHSERMLKAFGANLEVSGERGRHINISPGSKLSAQNIVIPGDISSAAFWLIAGSITPNSELTIENVGLNPTRTGILDVLKKMEANIEIINAKEVAGEPVGDLKVCHSNTLKPFSLGSEIIPRLIDEIPILAVAACFCNGTSHIRGAKELRVKETDRLEVMTRQLKRMGANIDEYPDGLTIHGTMKLTGCDLDSETDHRISMSLAIAAMVAESASTIKRSDAASISYPDFWKDFERLRQ, encoded by the coding sequence TTGAATAAACACGAAACCCATCCATCAATACGTGAAATAGAACCTGGAGGAAAGCTTTTAGGAAGAGTAAAGGTCCCTGGAGATAAATCCATTTCTCATAGAGCTCTTCTCTTTGGTGCAATAGCTGAGGGCGAAACAACAATTGACGGCATTCTTCCAGCTGAAGATCCCGTAAGCACAGCAAACTGCTTAAGAAAAATGGGTGTAAAAATAAGTCCAATAAAGGATCGTGAAATTGTAAAAGTAAATGGAGTAGGTCTAGATGGATTACAAGAGCCTAGTGAAGTACTTGATTGCGGCAACTCAGGAACAACAATGCGATTGTTAATTGGCTTATTGGCTGGTCGCAAAGATAAACATTTTGTGCTGACTGGTGATGATTCACTAAAGGAAAGACCAATGCAAAGAGTAAGTCAACCATTAAGACTAATGGGAGCAACAGTTAATGGAAGATGTAAAGGGAATTTGGCTCCATTATCAATTATCGGGAAAGGACTGCATGGTGCAGTTATTGGCACCCCTGTAGCAAGTGCTCAAGTCAAATCAGCAATTCTGTTAGCTGGGTTAACAGCTGAAGGATCAACAAAAGTAATTGAACCTTCATGCTCAAGAGATCATAGCGAAAGAATGTTAAAAGCTTTTGGAGCCAATCTAGAGGTATCTGGTGAGAGAGGAAGACATATAAACATATCACCTGGCTCAAAGCTGTCGGCTCAAAACATTGTCATTCCAGGCGATATAAGCTCTGCAGCATTTTGGTTAATTGCTGGAAGTATTACACCAAACTCAGAATTAACTATAGAAAATGTAGGGTTAAATCCTACACGTACAGGAATTCTTGATGTTCTAAAAAAAATGGAGGCAAATATAGAAATTATAAATGCAAAAGAGGTAGCAGGAGAACCAGTAGGGGATCTAAAAGTATGTCACAGCAATACGCTTAAACCATTTTCTCTAGGCTCTGAAATAATTCCTCGACTAATAGATGAAATACCAATACTTGCGGTTGCGGCATGTTTCTGTAATGGAACTAGTCATATTAGAGGTGCAAAAGAACTTAGAGTAAAGGAGACTGACCGATTAGAAGTAATGACGAGGCAATTAAAGAGAATGGGAGCAAATATTGATGAATACCCTGACGGCCTAACAATTCATGGAACGATGAAATTAACAGGGTGTGATCTAGACAGCGAAACAGATCATAGGATATCCATGAGTCTAGCTATAGCAGCAATGGTTGCCGAGTCAGCTTCGACAATTAAGAGAAGTGATGCGGCTTCAATTTCGTACCCAGATTTTTGGAAGGACTTTGAAAGACTTAGACAGTAA
- a CDS encoding MnmC family methyltransferase produces MKDLDSKSNHYKENSSKELISFTTLDGTLSLRSNKYRESFHCETGARKEATEKFLNPAEISQHPNKESITVLDVCFGIGYNTGVLLEPSQRRDLQLKWWGLEIDKRPLQIALKNKTYRESWSSRELRMLDSINSYGYWNEKGFEGEIIWGDARKGIKEIPINNRFDLIMLDAFSPVKCPELWSAEFLVNLSQRLAKNGRLITYSSAASIRKTLRDSGLEIMSLLPITTNKQDWTSGTIGIFPGSEQIKSNSSHYFRPLTIMEEEHLKTRASVPYRDPSGNSTSYKIHKRREAEQKSSSLKSTNSWKKKWINA; encoded by the coding sequence TTGAAAGACTTAGACAGTAAAAGCAATCATTACAAAGAGAATTCCTCAAAAGAGTTGATCTCTTTTACGACTCTAGATGGAACTCTTAGCCTAAGAAGTAATAAGTATAGAGAATCATTTCATTGCGAAACAGGTGCTAGGAAAGAAGCAACAGAGAAGTTTCTAAACCCGGCCGAAATAAGCCAACATCCAAACAAAGAAAGCATCACTGTTCTAGATGTTTGCTTTGGTATTGGCTACAACACTGGCGTACTGCTTGAACCAAGTCAAAGAAGAGATTTACAACTTAAGTGGTGGGGACTTGAAATTGACAAAAGGCCATTGCAAATTGCGTTAAAAAATAAAACCTATAGAGAGAGCTGGTCCAGCAGAGAACTACGTATGCTTGATTCAATAAACAGTTATGGCTACTGGAATGAAAAGGGTTTCGAAGGGGAAATTATCTGGGGTGATGCAAGGAAAGGGATAAAAGAAATTCCAATCAATAATCGCTTTGATCTCATCATGCTTGATGCATTTTCACCTGTAAAATGCCCAGAACTTTGGAGTGCTGAGTTTCTTGTAAATCTATCTCAAAGACTTGCTAAAAATGGACGCTTAATTACATATTCCTCTGCTGCTTCTATAAGGAAAACACTAAGGGATTCCGGACTAGAGATTATGTCCCTTTTACCCATTACAACTAATAAACAAGATTGGACTTCAGGAACAATAGGAATATTTCCTGGTTCTGAACAAATCAAATCCAATTCAAGTCATTATTTTAGGCCCTTAACCATTATGGAAGAAGAGCATCTTAAAACACGTGCCTCAGTTCCATACAGGGATCCATCAGGTAATTCGACATCATATAAAATTCATAAAAGGAGAGAGGCAGAACAAAAGTCAAGCTCATTAAAAAGCACCAATTCCTGGAAAAAGAAATGGATCAATGCATAA